Below is a genomic region from Candidatus Obscuribacterales bacterium.
TCGGCGCGTATCACGTTGAAATTCCGGGTGAAGACGGCACGATAAAGCAAATCGTATTCTTGGATACACCTGGTCACGAAGCTTTTACAGCTATGCGTGCCCGTGGAGCGAAGGCAACCGATATCGCAATTCTGGTTGTTGCCGCTGATGACGGTGTTATGCCTCAGACAATTGAAGCTATCGACCATGCTAAGGCTGCCGGCGTACCAATTATTGTTGCTGTCAACAAAGTGGACAAAGCCGAATCCGATCCGGATCGCGTGCTGAGTCAATTGATGGAACATGAATTGGTTGCTGAAAAATATGGTGGTGACACGGTTACTGTTGAAGTATCGGCTAAAAAGCGTGTTGGTCTCGATCAACTCTTGGAGATGATTCTCCTTGTTGCAGATGTTTTGGAATTGAAAGCCAATCCGGATGGACCAGCTCAAGGTCTTATCGTGGAGGCCGAACTTTCACGTGGGCGTGGTGCAGTTGCTACAGCCTTGGTTCAAAACGGTACATTGCATGAAGGCGACTACATTGTTGCCGGAACCTGTCAGGGCAGAGTTCGTGCCTTGTTTGATGACCGCGGCGAAAGAGTAAAAGCTGCCGGTCCGTCAATGCCGGTTGAAGTATTGGGTCTTGATGAAGTTCCGCAAGCAGGCGATCGCTTCGAAGTCGCAAACGACATCCAATCAGGTAAAGCAATTGCCGAAGAAAGACGTCTTGTTGAAGTCGATAAGTTTAGACATCGCGTTACTCTTGAGTCGTTGCATGATTTGCTCGAGCAGGGTGAAGTCAAAGAATTGAACGTCATCATCAAAGCTGACGTGCAGGGTACTGCCGAAGCCATTGCCGAGTCCGTTAAGCGCTTGTCCAACAAAGAAGTTGCCGTGCGTGTATTGCGCACAGCCTCTGGTGATATTTCCGAAAATGACGTCAACCTGGCGGCATCATCGGAAGCGATCATCATTGGCTTCAACGTTCAGCCTGACGCTAACGCTAATCGCGTGAAGGAATCGGCCGGTGTTGATGTCCGTACGTACAGCATCATCTATCAAATCACTGATGACCTGATTGCCGCTATCGAAGGTCTCATCCAACCGTTGAGAACTGAGGTCAAGATCGGTACTGCTGAAGTGCGCCAGATATTCAAGTTCGGCAAGAATTTGATGATTGCTGGTTGTATGGTTAGCAGCGGTAAGATTACGCGTGGTTGTATCGCACGTATCGAGCGTGATGGACAAACTATCTTCGACGGCAAGCTTGATACGCTTAAGCGCTTCAAGGATGACGCCAAGGAAGTTGCGCAAGGCTTCGAGTGCGGTATGAGCTTTGCCGGCTTTACCGATATCAAGGAAGGCGATATCATCCACGCCTTTACGATCCAAGAAACCAAGCGTGAGATTCCACGCTGAGGGGGTAAAAATGTCGACTCCTCGTTCACTTAGAGTAGCTCAATCCCTTAAGCGTGAGATGTCTGCCATGCTCATGCGTGATTTGAAAGATGAGAGAATATCAGGCATCGTATCCGTAGTTGATGTTGATCTGACAGGCGATTGCCGTTCTGCCAAGATATTCATTTCTGTGTATGGTGATGAAGCTGCTCAAAAAGGCACTGTGGATGCATTGAATGAAAAGCAAGGCTATATTCGCGGTGAACTTTGCCGCAGACTTTCCTTGCGCTTTGCTCCGGAAATTGTTTTCAAACTCGATAGTTCGTTGGAGCGCGGATCACGCGTAACTGATCTCATTTCCAAGATCTCTCGCGGCGAGATTTAAGTCCTTCTCAATGACATACTTTCTCAACATCCATAAAGAGTCTGGCATGACTGCGCATGATGTTGTAGCTATCGTGCGCAAGATAACCGGCATTAAACAGGTTGGTCATGCAGGTACTCTTGATCCGGCTGCCACTGGCGTATTGCCGGTTGCAGTTGGTAAGGCCTGCCGATTGCTTCGCTATTTGTCGTCCGATAAGACTTATATCGCAGAGATATTGCTTGGAGTTTCCACTGCGACTGATGATCTCGATGGTGAAGTGCTTGAGAAAAAAGATGTTGCGTTGAGCAATGAACAAATTGCTGAAGCGCTCAAGTCTTTCGTTGGATTATTGGAACAGCGACCGCCGAATTATAGTGCCGTGCACCATCAAGGTAAGCGCTTATACGATTTAGCCCGTAAAGGAATTACAGTTGAAG
It encodes:
- the rbfA gene encoding 30S ribosome-binding factor RbfA → MSTPRSLRVAQSLKREMSAMLMRDLKDERISGIVSVVDVDLTGDCRSAKIFISVYGDEAAQKGTVDALNEKQGYIRGELCRRLSLRFAPEIVFKLDSSLERGSRVTDLISKISRGEI
- the infB gene encoding translation initiation factor IF-2 yields the protein MNDRVRIYELARQMNLPNQDLVVTLRELGYEVKSHSSTIDGSTVGLLISALGKKKAGEKVSAATTPAAAPAAKTPKASKATIAPPPEPVVVKPRVLSRRKPTPPPGEIVAEPVAEPLAPAAAEAPAAPAPVAAPEPTAPTPPPVAPIARPSLILPPPAPPVVAAPEAPAIEEQKSEGGKKDGKKDKKHHRDDDDEDEKNSPLVVKATPSQPVRVAAPSIRATPPRPPKSHRQGGADRHAKKEEKSKPAAAILEVPKIITLTQPLTVKELAERMLVPETEVIKRLFMKGFMRTVNQMVELELARDLATEMEYEVLTEELKAEKAEEVALTDEEKAALVTRPPVVTIMGHVDHGKTSLLDAIRQTKFQITAGEAGGITQHIGAYHVEIPGEDGTIKQIVFLDTPGHEAFTAMRARGAKATDIAILVVAADDGVMPQTIEAIDHAKAAGVPIIVAVNKVDKAESDPDRVLSQLMEHELVAEKYGGDTVTVEVSAKKRVGLDQLLEMILLVADVLELKANPDGPAQGLIVEAELSRGRGAVATALVQNGTLHEGDYIVAGTCQGRVRALFDDRGERVKAAGPSMPVEVLGLDEVPQAGDRFEVANDIQSGKAIAEERRLVEVDKFRHRVTLESLHDLLEQGEVKELNVIIKADVQGTAEAIAESVKRLSNKEVAVRVLRTASGDISENDVNLAASSEAIIIGFNVQPDANANRVKESAGVDVRTYSIIYQITDDLIAAIEGLIQPLRTEVKIGTAEVRQIFKFGKNLMIAGCMVSSGKITRGCIARIERDGQTIFDGKLDTLKRFKDDAKEVAQGFECGMSFAGFTDIKEGDIIHAFTIQETKREIPR